A genome region from Phoenix dactylifera cultivar Barhee BC4 unplaced genomic scaffold, palm_55x_up_171113_PBpolish2nd_filt_p 001041F, whole genome shotgun sequence includes the following:
- the LOC103707587 gene encoding acidic leucine-rich nuclear phosphoprotein 32-related protein 1-like isoform X1, with translation MDEAWERAVETALEGQADSSSAPRTLTLDGAVKCLQGRLPPPRLLERYQSLEHLSIANVGVSSLEKFPRLRNLHRLILSDNRIAGGLEFLVEAGLDSLRDLDLSNNRIQFLEDLAPLAQLRLVSLDLYECPVTRVKDYRSRVFGMIRTLKYLDKMDADENERPETDDEEEDEEDEEEDEEDAGSGEVDGGDRAGRSVNGVGGSARGDAIVDVDEDEESDADEEETETGRSVEANGLGRGPHHHLSNGFRVAPVGATSIDVEDEEEEEEDVEDDEEEEEDLVEEIDEEEGEDDDVVEVHDVGDSDEDADGVEEDGEEAVDEEEVDEEDGDGDGDEDEDEEEVEDEEDDGEPGSTGRLMSTEGEIDGHEQGEEDENGEIGEEDEQGVEEDREYEEGDGEDEDEEEDLGTEYLVQPIVQPVDETGGSDFDACSEDDEDEVDDEENNHSNGVQPPLPSSSQPNKRKRDEEDDDSVEDLRSSKHH, from the exons ATGGACGAGGCCTGGGAGAGAGCCGTGGAGACGGCCCTCGAAGGACAGGCGGACTCGTCCTCGGCGCCgcgaaccctaaccctagacgGGGCGGTGAAGTGCCTCCAGGGGCGGCTTCCGCCGCCGAGGCTGCTGGAGAGGTACCAGAGCCTGGAGCACCTCTCCATCGCCAACGTCGGGGTGTCGTCGCTGGAGAAGTTTCCACGCCTCCGGAACCTCCACAGGCTGATACTCTCTGACAACCGGATCGCCGGCGGCCTTGAGTTCCTGGTGGAGGCTGGGCTTGATTCGCTCCGTGATCTCGATCTCTCCAACAATCGAATCCAGTTCCTCGAGGATCTCGCGCCTCTCGCGCAGCTCCGGCTGGTGTCGCTGGATCTCTACGAGTGCCCGGTCACCAGGGTCAAGGACTACCGATCCCGGGTGTTCGGGATGATCAGGACGTTGAAGTATCTCGACAAGATGGATGCTGATGAGAACGAGCGTCCGGAGACGGAcgacgaggaggaggatgaggaagacgaggaggaggacgaggaggacGCTGGGAGCGGCGAAGTTGATGGTGGGGATCGAGCCGGGAGGTCAGTGAATGGCGTCGGGGGAAGTGCCAGAGGTGATGCGATTGTCGAtgtggatgaggatgaggagagtGACGCCGATGAGGAGGAGACTGAAACTGGTAGGAGTGTGGAGGCCAATGGACTGGGCCGGGGGCCTCATCACCATCTATCAAATGGGTTCCGGGTCGCGCCAGTCGGAGCAACTTCCATTGATGTCGAGgacgaggaggaagaagaggaggacgtggaggacgatgaggaggaggaagaggatttGGTGGAGGAGATCGATGAGGAGGAAGGGGAAGATGATGATGTGGTTGAGGTGCATGATGTTGGGGATAGTGATGAGGATGCtgatggggtggaggaggatggAGAAGAGGCGGTAGATGAAGAGGAGGTTGATGAGGAGGATGGGGATGGAgatggagatgaagatgaagatgaagaggaagtggaggatgaagaggatgatggtgAGCCAGGGAGCACGGGGAGGTTGATGAGCACGGAAGGGGAGATCGATGGGCATGAGCAGGGGGAGGAGGATGAGAATGGGGAGATCGGCGAGGAGGATGAGCAAGGAGTGGAGGAGGATAGGGAGTATGAGGAGGGTGATGGTGAGGATGAAGACGAG GAAGAGGATCTTGGAACAGAATATCTAGTGCAGCCAATTGTTCAACCTGTTGATGAGACTGGAGGAAGTGATTTTGATGCTTGCAGCGAAGATGATGAGGACGAAGTTGATGATGAGGAGAATAATCACAGCAATGGTGTCCAGCCACCCCTTCCCTCCTCTTCTCAACCcaacaagaggaaaagagatgaagaagatgatgacaGTGTTGAGGATCTGAGGTCTTCAAAGCATCACTGA
- the LOC120107845 gene encoding uncharacterized protein LOC120107845 has translation MASALTTLLTSPGAGPHAHNGRNWKGNGHVRSLSVTCKAKDAESGESGAIEFAAAVGGLVANPVIGVSLYALKTTGCGLPPGPGGSIGAAEGVSYLVVAGIVGWSLYTKVRTGSGLPAGPYGLLGAVEGLSYLTVLAIAVVFGLQFLDKGSLPGPLPGDQCFG, from the coding sequence ATGGCGTCAGCTCTAACGACGCTTCTGACCTCGCCCGGAGCTGGGCCGCATGCTCATAACGGGAGGAATTGGAAAGGGAACGGTCACGTGCGGAGTTTGTCGGTCACGTGCAAGGCGAAGGACGCCGAGAGCGGCGAGAGCGGAGCGATAGAGTTTGCGGCGGCGGTGGGGGGCCTGGTGGCGAACCCGGTGATCGGAGTGTCTCTGTACGCGCTGAAGACGACCGGTTGCGGCCTCCCGCCGGGGCCCGGGGGTTCGATCGGGGCGGCGGAAGGGGTGAGCTACCTGGTGGTTGCCGGCATCGTGGGGTGGTCTCTCTACACCAAAGTCCGGACGGGGTCCGGCCTCCCCGCCGGGCCCTACGGCTTGCTCGGGGCCGTGGAGGGCCTCTCCTATCTCACCGTTCTTGCCATCGCTGTGGTGTTTGGCCTCCAGTTCCTCGACAAGGGTTCCCTCCCCGGCCCACTCCCCGGCGACCAGTGCTTTGGTTAA
- the LOC103707587 gene encoding acidic leucine-rich nuclear phosphoprotein 32-related protein 1-like isoform X2, whose translation MDEAWERAVETALEGQADSSSAPRTLTLDGAVKCLQGRLPPPRLLERYQSLEHLSIANVGVSSLEKFPRLRNLHRLILSDNRIAGGLEFLVEAGLDSLRDLDLSNNRIQFLEDLAPLAQLRLVSLDLYECPVTRVKDYRSRVFGMIRTLKYLDKMDADENERPETDDEEEDEEDEEEDEEDAGSGEVDGGDRAGRSVNGVGGSARGDAIVDVDEDEESDADEEETETGRSVEANGLGRGPHHHLSNGFRVAPVGATSIDVEDEEEEEEDVEDDEEEEEDLVEEIDEEEGEDDDVVEVHDVGDSDEDADGVEEDGEEAVDEEEVDEEDGDGDGDEDEDEEEVEDEEDDGEPGSTGRLMSTEGEIDGHEQGEEDENGEIGEEDEQGVEEDREYEEGDGEDEDEEEDLRTDYLYFFLQLYFLFHVFLK comes from the exons ATGGACGAGGCCTGGGAGAGAGCCGTGGAGACGGCCCTCGAAGGACAGGCGGACTCGTCCTCGGCGCCgcgaaccctaaccctagacgGGGCGGTGAAGTGCCTCCAGGGGCGGCTTCCGCCGCCGAGGCTGCTGGAGAGGTACCAGAGCCTGGAGCACCTCTCCATCGCCAACGTCGGGGTGTCGTCGCTGGAGAAGTTTCCACGCCTCCGGAACCTCCACAGGCTGATACTCTCTGACAACCGGATCGCCGGCGGCCTTGAGTTCCTGGTGGAGGCTGGGCTTGATTCGCTCCGTGATCTCGATCTCTCCAACAATCGAATCCAGTTCCTCGAGGATCTCGCGCCTCTCGCGCAGCTCCGGCTGGTGTCGCTGGATCTCTACGAGTGCCCGGTCACCAGGGTCAAGGACTACCGATCCCGGGTGTTCGGGATGATCAGGACGTTGAAGTATCTCGACAAGATGGATGCTGATGAGAACGAGCGTCCGGAGACGGAcgacgaggaggaggatgaggaagacgaggaggaggacgaggaggacGCTGGGAGCGGCGAAGTTGATGGTGGGGATCGAGCCGGGAGGTCAGTGAATGGCGTCGGGGGAAGTGCCAGAGGTGATGCGATTGTCGAtgtggatgaggatgaggagagtGACGCCGATGAGGAGGAGACTGAAACTGGTAGGAGTGTGGAGGCCAATGGACTGGGCCGGGGGCCTCATCACCATCTATCAAATGGGTTCCGGGTCGCGCCAGTCGGAGCAACTTCCATTGATGTCGAGgacgaggaggaagaagaggaggacgtggaggacgatgaggaggaggaagaggatttGGTGGAGGAGATCGATGAGGAGGAAGGGGAAGATGATGATGTGGTTGAGGTGCATGATGTTGGGGATAGTGATGAGGATGCtgatggggtggaggaggatggAGAAGAGGCGGTAGATGAAGAGGAGGTTGATGAGGAGGATGGGGATGGAgatggagatgaagatgaagatgaagaggaagtggaggatgaagaggatgatggtgAGCCAGGGAGCACGGGGAGGTTGATGAGCACGGAAGGGGAGATCGATGGGCATGAGCAGGGGGAGGAGGATGAGAATGGGGAGATCGGCGAGGAGGATGAGCAAGGAGTGGAGGAGGATAGGGAGTATGAGGAGGGTGATGGTGAGGATGAAGACGAG gaaGAGGATCTTCGAACAGAttacctttatttttttttacaactatattttctatttcacgtttttttaaaataa